In the genome of Halobacterium noricense, one region contains:
- the pstC gene encoding phosphate ABC transporter permease subunit PstC, translating to MTQLLGRTRKLPTRLHAFVTRRVEATRQWAHNYRSRTQDGAIVMHVLVFASLLATFLSFLAGSAWTVVPVLAFLVVMGVGWYRYQAEAAKALTFLTTVVTVSILSLIVAFLLIRSEPIVAHMGLDVLMRVEQPLWTSNQGGVYSLTPMMVGTAVTTVIATLVAAPVGIAGAVFVSEIAPRRVREVVKPGIELMAGIPSITYGFIGLTILNQYFYAEFRTPTIGTYFAAGLMIGVMALPTVVTVAEDALNAVPESIKSGALAMGSTPWQTTKSVTIPAGLSGVSAGVLLGVGRAMGETMAATVMLTHTKGFPSPVFDVFSNYGETLTTVIAFEGGNASGLHMSALFAGGIVLFVMVMLLSVGSQYVEWRMHQKLGGER from the coding sequence ATGACTCAGTTACTCGGGCGGACGCGGAAGTTGCCGACGCGGCTCCACGCGTTCGTGACCCGGCGCGTCGAAGCGACCAGGCAGTGGGCGCACAACTACCGGTCCCGGACGCAGGACGGCGCTATCGTGATGCACGTGCTCGTCTTCGCGTCCCTGCTCGCGACGTTCCTGTCGTTCCTCGCCGGCTCGGCGTGGACCGTCGTCCCCGTTCTCGCCTTCCTCGTCGTGATGGGCGTCGGCTGGTATCGCTACCAGGCCGAGGCCGCGAAGGCGTTGACGTTTCTGACGACCGTCGTGACGGTGTCGATACTCTCGCTCATCGTCGCGTTCCTCCTGATTCGGTCCGAACCCATCGTCGCGCACATGGGCCTCGACGTCCTCATGCGCGTCGAACAACCGCTGTGGACGTCCAACCAGGGCGGCGTCTACTCGCTGACGCCGATGATGGTCGGGACCGCCGTGACGACGGTCATCGCGACGCTCGTCGCCGCCCCGGTCGGCATCGCGGGCGCGGTGTTCGTCAGCGAAATCGCGCCCCGGCGCGTCCGCGAAGTGGTCAAACCCGGCATCGAGCTGATGGCCGGCATCCCCTCGATTACGTACGGGTTCATCGGGCTCACCATCCTCAACCAGTACTTCTACGCGGAGTTCCGGACGCCGACCATCGGGACGTACTTCGCGGCCGGTCTGATGATTGGCGTCATGGCGCTCCCGACGGTCGTCACCGTCGCGGAGGACGCGCTGAACGCCGTCCCCGAGTCCATCAAGAGCGGCGCGCTCGCGATGGGGTCGACGCCGTGGCAGACCACCAAGAGCGTCACCATCCCCGCGGGGCTGTCCGGCGTCTCGGCGGGCGTCCTGCTCGGCGTCGGCCGCGCGATGGGCGAGACGATGGCCGCGACCGTGATGCTCACGCACACGAAGGGGTTCCCGTCGCCGGTGTTCGACGTGTTCTCGAACTACGGCGAGACGCTCACGACCGTCATCGCCTTCGAGGGCGGGAACGCCAGCGGCCTCCACATGAGCGCGCTGTTCGCCGGCGGCATCGTGCTGTTCGTGATGGTGATGCTGTTGAGCGTCGGCTCCCAGTACGTCGAGTGGCGGATGCACCAGAAGCTCGGAGGTGAGCGCTGA
- a CDS encoding PstS family phosphate ABC transporter substrate-binding protein gives MAQDSTRLSDLVSRRKFIATAGAAGVATVAGCSSGGDGDGDTSEPTTADPSSDQETTAGEQSNEMDTSVLTADGSSTVFPITNTGASYWNSNPEAGDGDYWPTEWADEYGTDMRLADYFASQYGYEPTGERSNPPFRATVALSHSGTGIEGVMEGRVDIGDSSASAQAELAGSNPSEETLNNFVDHVVGVDGQPIVVSNEIKDAGVTEITIEELRSIYRQEITNWSELGGPDRDILALGRAEGSGTDTAFRANVFGDPNAAISPDQRFGQNQQLQQAITQADNAISYIALAFVEPDGGTPPLDLVIDGTTYSYGENLGAQDYPLSRDLHAYTWQDTSRKEAAFINFLLSDFGQETFVESNNYFQLPDDRLQTQREKVAPSNYE, from the coding sequence ATGGCGCAGGATTCGACGCGTCTGTCCGACCTCGTATCGCGGCGGAAATTCATCGCGACTGCCGGCGCAGCAGGCGTCGCAACGGTCGCAGGCTGTTCGAGTGGGGGCGACGGCGACGGCGACACCAGCGAGCCGACCACTGCCGACCCGAGCAGCGACCAGGAGACGACCGCCGGCGAGCAGTCCAACGAGATGGACACCAGCGTGCTGACCGCGGACGGCTCCTCGACGGTGTTCCCCATCACGAACACCGGCGCGAGCTACTGGAACTCCAACCCCGAAGCCGGCGACGGAGACTACTGGCCGACCGAGTGGGCCGACGAGTACGGCACCGACATGCGGCTCGCCGACTACTTCGCCAGCCAGTACGGCTACGAGCCCACCGGCGAACGCTCGAACCCGCCGTTCCGCGCAACCGTCGCGCTCAGCCACTCCGGCACCGGCATCGAGGGCGTCATGGAGGGCCGCGTCGACATCGGCGACTCCAGCGCCTCCGCGCAGGCGGAACTCGCCGGCAGCAACCCCTCCGAGGAGACGCTGAACAACTTCGTCGACCACGTGGTCGGCGTCGACGGCCAGCCCATCGTCGTCAGCAACGAAATCAAAGACGCCGGTGTCACCGAGATTACCATCGAGGAACTCCGCTCCATCTACCGCCAGGAGATTACGAACTGGTCGGAGCTCGGCGGCCCGGACCGCGACATCCTCGCGCTCGGCCGCGCTGAGGGCTCCGGGACCGACACCGCGTTCCGCGCGAACGTCTTCGGTGACCCGAACGCCGCCATCAGCCCCGACCAGCGGTTCGGCCAGAACCAGCAGCTCCAGCAGGCGATTACGCAGGCCGACAACGCCATCTCCTACATCGCGCTGGCGTTCGTCGAGCCCGACGGCGGCACGCCGCCGCTCGACCTCGTCATCGACGGCACCACGTACTCCTACGGCGAGAACCTCGGCGCGCAGGACTACCCGCTGTCCCGCGACCTCCACGCGTACACGTGGCAGGACACCTCCCGGAAGGAAGCCGCGTTTATCAACTTCCTGCTGAGCGACTTCGGCCAGGAGACGTTCGTCGAGTCGAACAACTACTTCCAGCTGCCCGACGACCGCCTCCAGACCCAGCGGGAGAAGGTCGCGCCGTCGAACTACGAGTAA
- a CDS encoding ABC transporter substrate-binding protein, producing the protein MSEKREPFTRRQYLRGASATAAAGLLAGCTDSGDSNGDGNGGNGTTANTGTTNPTTTDSSLTASLAPVGDVTFDGPPESAFVLFPQYADMAVALGHGDAVNSIYVPEMSGTTMNHYYERLDGVSFDWEGLPDPFGNGIQEEQLYNLDSDVHFLDPAYLVTQDNWSVGDAEDIAESVGPWFGNFYSGTHDQPPEQYRDDYEYYTLWELFGRVADVFGERERFEALREIHDDLVATIEADLPPAEERPTAVRVTYSQGTFYTYHLNKPGYWLADTRPLGAHDAFADQDWSSLWGSVGYETMLDADPDVVLHLWGATPNYDMASVREQLRNSDAGGTLSAVENDRVYASGMRYQGPLMNLFQLEMTAKQLYPDVFGEWPDYQDGDHYPEIPADEQLFDRERVASIVTDGA; encoded by the coding sequence ATGAGCGAGAAACGTGAGCCGTTCACGCGACGACAGTACCTCAGGGGAGCGAGCGCAACGGCTGCCGCCGGCCTTCTCGCGGGATGCACCGACTCGGGGGACAGTAACGGCGACGGTAACGGAGGCAACGGCACGACCGCGAACACCGGGACGACGAACCCCACGACGACCGACTCCTCGCTGACGGCGTCCCTCGCGCCGGTCGGCGACGTCACGTTCGACGGGCCGCCGGAGAGCGCGTTCGTCCTGTTCCCGCAGTACGCCGACATGGCCGTCGCGCTCGGGCACGGCGACGCCGTCAACTCCATCTACGTCCCGGAGATGTCGGGGACGACGATGAACCACTACTACGAGCGCCTCGACGGCGTCTCCTTCGACTGGGAAGGGCTTCCGGACCCCTTCGGAAACGGCATCCAGGAGGAGCAGCTGTACAACCTCGACAGCGACGTCCACTTCCTCGACCCCGCGTACCTCGTCACGCAGGACAACTGGTCGGTCGGGGACGCCGAGGACATCGCGGAGAGCGTCGGGCCGTGGTTCGGGAACTTCTACAGCGGCACCCACGACCAGCCGCCCGAGCAGTACCGCGACGACTACGAGTACTACACGCTCTGGGAGCTGTTCGGCCGCGTCGCCGACGTCTTCGGGGAGCGCGAGCGGTTCGAGGCGCTCCGCGAGATCCACGACGACCTCGTCGCGACCATCGAGGCCGACCTCCCGCCCGCGGAGGAGCGCCCGACCGCCGTCCGCGTGACCTACTCGCAGGGCACCTTCTACACGTACCACCTCAACAAGCCCGGCTACTGGCTGGCGGATACCCGTCCACTGGGGGCCCACGACGCGTTCGCCGACCAGGACTGGTCGAGCCTCTGGGGGTCGGTCGGCTACGAGACGATGCTCGACGCCGACCCCGACGTCGTCCTCCACCTCTGGGGCGCGACGCCGAACTACGACATGGCGTCGGTCCGCGAGCAACTCCGGAACAGCGACGCCGGCGGGACGCTGTCGGCCGTCGAGAACGACCGCGTCTACGCCTCCGGGATGCGCTACCAGGGCCCGCTGATGAACCTCTTCCAACTGGAGATGACCGCCAAACAGCTCTATCCCGACGTCTTCGGCGAGTGGCCCGACTACCAGGACGGCGACCACTACCCCGAGATTCCGGCCGACGAACAGCTGTTCGACCGCGAGCGCGTCGCCAGCATCGTCACCGACGGCGCTTGA
- the trkA gene encoding Trk system potassium transporter TrkA, with the protein MRILVVGAGEVGSSIASSLSDAHEVVVVDVDPERVESLTYSEDVLAVTGDGTDLDVLREAEVGKADVVIASTDDDETNLATCATVGTISDAFTIARVEDTNYLDTWREHHGAFGVDFMVCTDLLAAEAIVRVVGLPTARDVDPFAGGSIQMAEFEVPEDSPIAGETVAEADRFDELTFVAVIPEGADHASVPRGDTVIEGNARVVVVGRPASVREFARVIDPASVASKVDDVVIVGGSTTGQLTAESLVERGVSVRIIEFDEDRARELAELLPSVTVYSHDATDPEFLSREHIQDADVVIATVGSDERSLLAALLAKREGAERTIAVVEQARYVDLFETVGVDVAVNPRRVTAEEITRFTRERRAENVAIIEPGGAEVVEVEVDEDSVLAGRSIQNVMADLPGGVVVGAITRGGEYVTPRGSTVVEAGDHVVAFVQADALEAVTSKL; encoded by the coding sequence ATGCGCATCCTCGTCGTCGGCGCTGGCGAGGTCGGGTCGAGTATCGCCAGCAGCCTCTCTGACGCCCACGAAGTCGTGGTCGTGGACGTCGACCCGGAGCGCGTCGAATCGCTGACCTACTCCGAGGACGTGCTCGCGGTCACTGGGGACGGCACTGACCTCGACGTCCTCAGGGAAGCCGAGGTCGGGAAGGCCGACGTCGTCATCGCGAGCACGGACGACGACGAGACGAACCTCGCGACGTGCGCGACGGTTGGCACCATCAGTGACGCGTTCACCATCGCGCGCGTGGAGGACACGAACTACCTCGACACGTGGCGCGAACACCACGGCGCGTTCGGCGTGGATTTCATGGTGTGTACGGACCTGCTGGCGGCGGAAGCCATCGTCCGCGTCGTGGGCCTACCGACCGCGCGCGACGTCGACCCGTTCGCCGGCGGGTCGATTCAGATGGCGGAGTTCGAGGTGCCCGAGGACAGCCCGATAGCCGGGGAGACGGTCGCGGAAGCCGACCGCTTCGACGAACTGACGTTCGTCGCCGTCATCCCGGAGGGAGCCGACCACGCCAGCGTCCCGCGCGGAGATACCGTCATCGAGGGGAACGCCCGCGTGGTCGTCGTCGGGCGGCCGGCCAGCGTCCGCGAGTTCGCGCGCGTCATCGACCCCGCCAGCGTGGCCAGCAAGGTCGACGACGTCGTCATCGTCGGCGGGTCGACGACCGGCCAGCTCACTGCCGAGTCGCTCGTCGAGCGCGGCGTTTCGGTGCGCATCATCGAGTTCGACGAGGACCGCGCCCGCGAACTCGCGGAGTTGCTGCCGTCCGTGACGGTGTACTCCCACGACGCCACCGACCCCGAGTTCCTCTCCCGAGAGCACATCCAGGACGCGGACGTGGTCATCGCGACGGTCGGCAGCGACGAGCGCAGCCTGCTGGCGGCGCTGCTCGCGAAACGCGAGGGTGCCGAGCGCACCATCGCGGTCGTCGAGCAGGCGCGCTACGTCGACCTCTTCGAGACGGTTGGCGTGGACGTCGCGGTCAACCCCCGCCGGGTGACCGCCGAGGAGATTACGCGGTTCACCCGGGAGCGCCGCGCGGAGAACGTCGCCATCATCGAACCCGGCGGTGCCGAGGTCGTCGAGGTCGAAGTTGACGAGGACAGCGTACTCGCGGGTCGCTCCATCCAGAACGTGATGGCGGACCTGCCCGGTGGCGTGGTCGTCGGCGCCATCACGCGCGGCGGGGAGTACGTGACCCCGCGCGGGAGCACGGTCGTCGAAGCCGGCGACCACGTCGTCGCGTTCGTCCAGGCCGACGCCCTCGAAGCGGTAACGTCGAAACTATGA
- a CDS encoding TrkH family potassium uptake protein, with amino-acid sequence MNLRVDWRASLALVGTVVKWLTVPLLAPLAVALYYGDGGLAAFVATIVVAFAAGTALETVGDPTDLGAREGFLMVAATWLAASIVGALPYLFAAHGVPGVAAASAPGSTLGNPVNALFETMSGFTTTGATVMGDISFDTHSHAVLLWRQLTQWLGGMGIVVLAVAILPELSVGGAQLMDAEAPGPSIEKLTPRIAETARALWLAYAGITLLEIVLLYGLHRTGYAPNMGLYNAVAHGFTTMATGGFSPEARSIEAFSGVVQWVIVPFMFAAGTNFALIWQALTGDTEALFGDSEFRFYLGVVGTVTALLAGLLFTGPVLGVRDAVGPVAGNLEASLRHAAFQATSIVTTTGYASMDFAEWGNASQYVLFVAIFLGGSAGSTGGAVKMVRWLVILKSLKRELFVTIHPEAVKPVRLGGRALDEKAVRGIYAFTAVYFALFVAGTVFVAIDVTRIEQSLTALEVMSSVAATLGNVGPGFGLVGPMGFYEFLPETTKLAMVVLMWIGRLEVLPVLVLLTRAYWKS; translated from the coding sequence ATGAATCTGCGCGTCGACTGGCGGGCCAGCCTCGCGCTCGTCGGCACAGTGGTGAAGTGGCTGACGGTGCCGTTGCTGGCGCCGCTGGCGGTCGCGCTCTACTACGGCGACGGCGGGCTGGCGGCGTTCGTCGCGACCATCGTCGTCGCGTTCGCTGCGGGGACGGCGCTGGAGACTGTCGGCGACCCGACCGACCTCGGCGCCCGCGAGGGGTTCCTGATGGTTGCGGCGACGTGGCTCGCGGCGAGCATCGTCGGCGCGCTGCCGTACCTGTTCGCGGCCCACGGCGTCCCGGGCGTCGCGGCGGCGTCCGCACCCGGATCCACGCTCGGCAACCCCGTGAACGCGCTGTTCGAGACGATGAGCGGGTTCACCACCACGGGGGCGACGGTGATGGGCGACATCTCCTTCGACACCCACTCCCACGCCGTGTTGCTGTGGCGACAGCTCACCCAGTGGCTCGGCGGCATGGGTATCGTCGTGCTCGCGGTCGCCATCCTCCCCGAACTCTCCGTGGGTGGCGCGCAGTTGATGGACGCCGAAGCGCCCGGTCCGAGCATCGAGAAGCTCACGCCCCGCATCGCGGAGACCGCGCGGGCGCTGTGGCTGGCGTACGCCGGCATCACCCTCCTCGAAATCGTGTTGCTGTACGGCCTCCACCGCACCGGCTACGCGCCCAACATGGGGCTGTACAACGCCGTCGCGCACGGTTTCACGACGATGGCGACCGGCGGGTTCAGCCCGGAGGCGCGCTCCATCGAGGCGTTCTCCGGCGTCGTCCAGTGGGTCATCGTGCCGTTCATGTTCGCGGCGGGGACGAACTTCGCGCTCATCTGGCAGGCGCTGACCGGCGACACGGAGGCGCTGTTCGGCGACTCGGAGTTCCGCTTCTACCTCGGCGTCGTCGGCACCGTCACCGCGCTGCTGGCCGGCCTCCTGTTCACGGGACCGGTGCTCGGCGTCCGGGACGCCGTCGGCCCCGTCGCCGGCAACCTCGAAGCGTCGCTGCGCCACGCCGCCTTCCAGGCCACGTCCATCGTCACCACCACCGGGTACGCGAGCATGGACTTCGCGGAGTGGGGCAACGCCAGCCAGTACGTGCTGTTCGTCGCCATCTTCCTCGGCGGGAGCGCGGGCAGCACGGGCGGCGCAGTGAAGATGGTGCGCTGGCTGGTCATCCTCAAGAGCCTCAAACGCGAACTGTTCGTGACCATCCACCCCGAAGCCGTCAAACCCGTCCGGCTGGGGGGGCGCGCGCTCGACGAGAAGGCGGTTCGGGGCATCTACGCGTTCACCGCGGTGTACTTCGCACTGTTCGTCGCCGGCACCGTCTTCGTCGCCATCGACGTCACGCGCATCGAACAGTCGCTGACCGCGCTGGAAGTGATGAGTTCGGTCGCGGCGACCCTCGGGAACGTCGGTCCCGGGTTCGGGCTCGTCGGCCCGATGGGGTTCTACGAGTTCCTCCCCGAGACGACGAAACTCGCGATGGTCGTGCTGATGTGGATTGGGCGGCTCGAAGTGCTGCCCGTGCTCGTGTTGCTGACGCGGGCGTACTGGAAGTCCTGA
- a CDS encoding adenylate kinase, translating to MSNPRILILGAPGAGKGTQSRRLTEEFGVEHVTTGDALRENKGMDISHLDLEYDTPGEYMDAGELVPDEVVNEIVKTALEDADGFVLDGYPRNESQTEYLDSITDLDVVLYLDVDEDELVRRLTGRRVCEDCGATYHVDFNPPEEEGVCDECGGDLYQREDDTEETARERIEVYEENTAPVVEYFRDQGVLEEIDGEQSPNEVWEDVKAAVEAHAN from the coding sequence ATGAGTAACCCGCGAATCCTGATTCTGGGCGCTCCGGGCGCCGGCAAGGGCACACAGAGCCGCCGACTCACTGAGGAGTTCGGCGTCGAGCACGTCACCACCGGGGACGCGCTCCGCGAGAACAAAGGGATGGACATCAGCCACCTCGACCTGGAGTACGACACGCCCGGCGAGTACATGGACGCCGGCGAACTCGTTCCCGACGAGGTCGTCAACGAAATCGTCAAGACCGCGCTGGAGGACGCCGACGGCTTCGTCCTCGACGGTTACCCCCGTAACGAGAGCCAGACGGAGTACCTCGACTCCATCACGGACCTCGACGTCGTGCTCTATCTCGACGTCGACGAGGACGAACTCGTGCGCCGGCTGACCGGCCGCCGCGTCTGCGAGGACTGCGGCGCGACCTACCACGTCGACTTCAACCCGCCCGAGGAGGAGGGCGTCTGCGACGAGTGCGGCGGCGACCTCTACCAGCGCGAGGACGACACCGAGGAGACCGCGCGCGAGCGCATCGAAGTCTACGAGGAGAACACCGCGCCCGTCGTCGAGTACTTCCGCGACCAGGGCGTGCTCGAAGAAATCGACGGCGAGCAGTCCCCGAACGAAGTCTGGGAGGACGTCAAAGCCGCCGTCGAAGCGCACGCGAACTGA
- a CDS encoding DUF106 domain-containing protein — protein sequence MSRTAEKVRSLVREDPELADVLEDLLDHEGEIRWRDVKGDVSSGQWGRLLEKDVLVESGEGFEFADPDGVREGLEPEEELDESPESSSWSKWDKLAAVGSFAAILGYNFQPIQNTIGGAVEVVLGPLDAMLPFYVVVMALAVLTGLYSTLLQANLTDMSKMSKYQERAQQLQDKMSEAKERGDEAEIERLREEQMEAFGDQAGMLKEQFRPMAWIMLLTIPAFLWMYWKLGTGQVTGEEVQMVLPLMGEVNFNTGRALVFPVWIIWYMVCSFSFSNVIRKALNIQTTPT from the coding sequence ATGTCTCGAACCGCGGAGAAAGTCCGCTCGCTGGTCCGCGAGGACCCCGAACTGGCCGACGTGCTCGAAGACCTCCTCGACCACGAGGGTGAGATTCGCTGGCGGGACGTCAAAGGCGACGTCTCCAGCGGCCAGTGGGGACGCCTACTGGAGAAAGACGTTCTCGTGGAGTCCGGCGAGGGCTTCGAGTTCGCGGACCCAGACGGCGTCCGCGAGGGACTCGAACCCGAGGAGGAACTCGACGAGAGCCCGGAATCCTCGTCGTGGTCGAAGTGGGACAAACTCGCGGCGGTCGGGTCGTTCGCCGCGATTCTCGGTTACAACTTCCAGCCGATTCAGAACACCATCGGCGGAGCCGTCGAAGTCGTGCTCGGGCCGCTGGACGCGATGCTCCCGTTCTACGTCGTCGTGATGGCGCTGGCCGTCCTCACGGGCCTGTACTCCACGCTCCTGCAGGCGAACCTGACGGACATGAGCAAGATGTCCAAGTATCAGGAGCGCGCCCAGCAGCTCCAGGACAAGATGTCCGAGGCCAAGGAGCGCGGCGACGAAGCCGAAATCGAGCGCCTCCGCGAGGAGCAGATGGAAGCGTTCGGCGACCAGGCCGGCATGCTCAAAGAGCAGTTCCGCCCGATGGCGTGGATTATGCTCCTGACCATCCCGGCGTTCCTCTGGATGTACTGGAAGCTCGGCACCGGCCAAGTCACCGGCGAGGAAGTCCAGATGGTCCTCCCGCTGATGGGCGAGGTCAACTTCAACACGGGCCGCGCGCTCGTGTTCCCCGTCTGGATTATCTGGTACATGGTCTGCTCGTTCAGCTTCTCGAACGTCATCCGGAAGGCGCTGAACATCCAGACGACGCCCACATAG
- the cmk gene encoding (d)CMP kinase: protein MLVTISGPPGSGKSTVASALADHLDYDHISGGDIFRELADDRGLTLEEFNELAEEDPQIDKDLDRQLRETARERDEVVLESRLSGWMAGEYADIKIWLDAPLSVRARRIAEREEKTPATARAETEKREDSESARYADYYGIDFDDLTIYDLSVNTARWGPDAVTDIVLYAVDNYEPSNDEGPAPIENVNYEF from the coding sequence ATGTTAGTCACGATCTCCGGCCCGCCGGGGAGCGGGAAGAGCACGGTGGCGTCCGCGCTCGCCGACCATCTCGACTACGACCACATCTCCGGTGGCGACATCTTCCGTGAGCTCGCCGACGACCGCGGGCTCACCCTCGAAGAGTTCAACGAACTCGCCGAGGAGGACCCCCAAATAGACAAGGACCTCGACCGACAGCTCCGCGAGACCGCGCGCGAGCGCGACGAAGTCGTGCTCGAATCCCGGCTCTCGGGCTGGATGGCCGGCGAGTACGCCGACATCAAGATCTGGCTGGACGCGCCGCTGAGCGTGCGCGCGCGCCGCATCGCCGAGCGCGAGGAGAAGACACCCGCAACTGCGCGCGCCGAGACCGAGAAGCGCGAGGACTCCGAGAGCGCGCGGTACGCCGACTACTACGGCATCGACTTCGACGACCTCACTATCTACGACCTCTCGGTGAACACCGCGCGGTGGGGGCCGGACGCCGTCACGGACATCGTCCTGTACGCCGTGGACAACTACGAGCCGTCCAACGACGAGGGGCCCGCGCCAATCGAGAACGTCAACTACGAGTTCTGA